Proteins from one Bradyrhizobium roseum genomic window:
- a CDS encoding response regulator yields the protein MYRIDFNKLRFLICDDNPHMRRILRTLLHSFGAREAYEAEDGATALEMYSHYVPDIVITDWSMPIFDGLELAQMIRQPESKGNPYAPIIMLTGHSEKRRVTVARDAGVTEFLAKPISAKGLYQRILNVVANPRPFIKTKTYFGPDRRRNTTNAYIGPERRVGGEVEVMQQPSLLDKARTAV from the coding sequence ATGTATCGCATCGACTTCAACAAGCTGCGATTTCTGATTTGCGACGACAACCCGCACATGCGCCGCATCCTGCGCACGCTGCTGCATTCGTTCGGCGCGCGCGAGGCCTATGAGGCCGAGGACGGCGCGACCGCGCTGGAAATGTACAGCCACTACGTGCCCGACATCGTCATCACCGACTGGTCGATGCCGATCTTCGACGGCCTTGAGCTGGCGCAGATGATCCGGCAGCCGGAATCGAAGGGCAACCCCTACGCGCCGATCATCATGCTGACGGGCCATTCGGAGAAGCGCCGTGTCACCGTCGCGCGCGACGCCGGCGTCACCGAATTCCTGGCCAAGCCGATCTCGGCCAAGGGATTGTACCAGCGCATCCTCAACGTCGTCGCCAACCCGCGGCCCTTCATCAAGACCAAGACCTATTTCGGCCCCGACCGCCGGCGCAACACCACCAACGCCTATATCGGGCCCGAGCGCCGCGTCGGCGGCGAGGTCGAGGTCATGCAGCAGCCCTCGCTGCTCGACAAGGCGCGCACAGCCGTCTAG
- a CDS encoding caspase family protein gives MLKRFVPLLAAIGGFLLAMMLATNAARAEKRVALVVGNSNYQTVPQLPNPSRDATAVAKMFRDAGFDTVDTLINVGNLEFKRAIRKFETIADQADIAVVYYAGHGLEISGVNYLIPVDARLASDRDSEDEAIPLERLVSSADGAKRLRLIVLDACRDNPFVKSMRRERKTATRAVSAGLGKVEPTSTDTLIAYAAKAGSTADDGDGQHSPFTAAVLKNLTVPGLDVRLAFGRVRDEVLKVTDNRQEPFVYGALGGGNIALVPAPTVAREAPTSDIKADYELVQQIGTKRAWEVFLGTHPTGFYADLARAQIEALSPKGNVNLAALPQPPTPSREVPTRESLEWDRVKDATDPAALQRFIRRFPDSPLTVNAQQRIDVLKKAAEERAAQARAEREAARKAAEEARRQAEALKAEQAAARKREEDERRARAAEAAEKARAAEAERKAAEAKQKAEQAEKDRAAADAAAQRAAIERQAKAAEAAERAKAAAAERKAIEEKRKAEQEAAEARAASEKQSREAEEARRKAELAVAKEVACKDEQGKLEQIIAKGSEGSGIDDLKTFAKALKCDRLGGAVVAALNNFEAEAAKRAAKQPNSPELVRSAQTELVRLGCFSGKVDGTLNAPTSAALGRYMSIGGQPTANISVTSQLVAELAKHTTRVCPIECKSGETLKGETCVADEKKTPATASRKNEDEEAARSRRKQTSRQPEEPRRARPAPSPEPRVRQQAVARPSIVSGGGGGGGRAQAIIGVGF, from the coding sequence ATGTTAAAGCGCTTTGTCCCATTGCTGGCTGCGATCGGAGGATTTCTCCTCGCGATGATGCTCGCCACCAACGCAGCGCGGGCCGAGAAGCGCGTGGCGCTGGTCGTCGGCAATTCGAACTACCAGACCGTTCCGCAACTGCCCAATCCGTCGCGGGATGCGACCGCGGTCGCCAAGATGTTTCGCGACGCCGGCTTCGACACGGTCGATACCCTGATCAATGTCGGCAACCTCGAATTCAAGCGCGCGATCCGCAAGTTCGAAACGATTGCCGATCAGGCCGATATTGCCGTCGTCTATTACGCCGGCCATGGTCTCGAAATCAGCGGGGTCAACTATCTCATTCCCGTCGATGCGCGCCTCGCCAGCGACCGTGATTCCGAGGATGAGGCGATACCCCTGGAGCGGCTGGTTTCTTCGGCCGATGGCGCCAAGCGCTTGCGGCTGATCGTTCTTGACGCTTGCCGCGACAACCCCTTCGTCAAGTCGATGCGCCGGGAGCGCAAGACCGCCACCCGGGCGGTATCGGCGGGTCTCGGCAAGGTCGAGCCGACCAGCACCGACACATTGATCGCCTATGCCGCGAAGGCAGGTTCGACGGCCGACGATGGCGATGGCCAACACAGCCCGTTCACGGCGGCGGTTCTGAAAAATCTCACCGTTCCCGGTCTCGATGTTCGCCTCGCGTTCGGCAGGGTCAGGGACGAGGTGCTGAAGGTGACCGACAACCGGCAGGAGCCGTTCGTTTACGGGGCGCTCGGTGGCGGCAATATCGCGTTGGTGCCGGCGCCGACGGTGGCGCGCGAGGCGCCGACCAGCGACATCAAGGCGGATTATGAGCTGGTTCAGCAGATCGGCACGAAGCGGGCTTGGGAAGTGTTTTTGGGTACGCACCCCACCGGCTTCTATGCCGATCTCGCGCGCGCCCAGATCGAGGCCTTGAGTCCCAAGGGCAACGTCAATCTCGCCGCGCTGCCGCAGCCGCCGACACCGAGCCGCGAGGTGCCGACAAGGGAATCGCTGGAGTGGGATCGCGTGAAAGACGCGACCGATCCAGCCGCGCTGCAACGATTTATCAGGCGCTTTCCGGATTCGCCGCTGACGGTCAACGCGCAGCAGCGCATCGACGTTTTGAAGAAGGCCGCCGAGGAACGCGCGGCGCAGGCGCGGGCCGAGCGCGAGGCGGCGCGAAAGGCTGCGGAGGAAGCCCGGCGTCAGGCCGAGGCTCTGAAGGCCGAACAGGCGGCGGCAAGAAAACGCGAAGAGGACGAGCGTCGCGCCAGGGCGGCGGAAGCCGCCGAGAAGGCCAGGGCTGCGGAGGCCGAACGCAAGGCCGCCGAGGCCAAGCAAAAAGCCGAACAGGCTGAAAAGGATCGTGCCGCCGCGGACGCTGCGGCGCAGCGTGCCGCCATCGAGCGGCAGGCCAAGGCGGCGGAAGCTGCGGAAAGGGCCAAGGCTGCGGCCGCTGAGCGCAAGGCGATCGAGGAGAAGCGCAAGGCCGAGCAGGAGGCCGCCGAGGCCAGGGCGGCAAGCGAGAAGCAGTCGAGGGAGGCCGAGGAGGCGCGCCGGAAGGCCGAACTCGCGGTCGCGAAAGAGGTCGCGTGCAAGGACGAGCAAGGCAAGCTCGAGCAGATCATTGCCAAAGGCAGCGAAGGATCGGGCATCGACGACCTGAAGACGTTCGCCAAAGCGCTCAAATGCGACCGGCTCGGCGGCGCGGTGGTGGCCGCGCTGAACAATTTCGAGGCGGAAGCCGCCAAGCGGGCAGCCAAACAGCCCAATTCACCCGAACTGGTTCGTTCCGCGCAGACCGAACTTGTCCGGCTCGGCTGCTTCAGCGGCAAGGTCGACGGCACGCTCAACGCGCCGACCAGCGCGGCGCTCGGTCGCTATATGTCGATCGGCGGCCAGCCGACCGCCAATATCAGCGTGACGAGCCAACTTGTCGCGGAACTTGCCAAACATACCACCCGCGTCTGCCCGATCGAATGCAAGAGCGGTGAAACGCTGAAAGGCGAGACCTGCGTCGCCGACGAGAAGAAGACGCCCGCTACCGCCTCGCGCAAGAACGAGGATGAGGAAGCCGCACGGTCGCGCCGCAAGCAGACCAGCCGCCAGCCCGAAGAACCGCGGCGGGCACGTCCTGCGCCGTCCCCGGAACCGCGCGTCCGCCAGCAGGCCGTGGCCCGGCCGAGCATCGTCAGCGGCGGCGGGGGTGGCGGTGGTAGAGCCCAGGCAATTATTGGCGTAGGCTTCTGA
- a CDS encoding NAD kinase — protein MATPKRYDRIAFVASASTEAQAALAKLVNLYGNCDAGDADVVVALGGDGLMLQTLHQHMRSGKPIYGMHRGTVGFLMNEFTTHDLHTRLAAARESLINPLLMRATDVHGTVHLHHAINEVALFRQTNQAAHLRILIDEHERMAELIADGVLVATPAGSTAYNLSAQGPILPINAALLALTPISPFRPRRWRGALLPNSAFVVIEVLEGEKRPVAAAADHDDVRDVQRVEVLSDKTISMRMLFDPGHSLEERILREQFGS, from the coding sequence ATGGCTACCCCCAAGCGATACGACCGGATCGCCTTTGTCGCGAGCGCCAGCACCGAGGCGCAGGCCGCGCTGGCCAAACTCGTCAATCTCTACGGCAATTGTGACGCCGGCGACGCCGACGTCGTGGTGGCGCTTGGCGGCGACGGCCTGATGCTGCAGACGCTGCACCAGCACATGCGCTCGGGCAAGCCGATCTACGGCATGCATCGCGGCACCGTCGGCTTCCTGATGAACGAATTCACTACCCACGACCTGCACACGCGGCTGGCGGCGGCTCGGGAATCCCTGATCAACCCGCTGTTGATGCGCGCGACCGACGTCCATGGCACCGTGCATCTGCATCACGCCATCAACGAGGTGGCGCTGTTTCGCCAGACCAACCAGGCCGCGCATCTGCGCATCCTGATCGACGAGCACGAGCGGATGGCGGAATTGATCGCCGATGGCGTCCTGGTGGCGACGCCGGCCGGCTCCACCGCCTATAACCTCTCGGCGCAGGGCCCGATCCTGCCGATCAATGCCGCACTGCTGGCGCTGACGCCGATCAGCCCCTTCCGCCCGCGCCGGTGGCGCGGCGCCCTGCTCCCGAACTCCGCCTTCGTCGTCATCGAGGTACTCGAGGGCGAGAAGCGTCCGGTGGCGGCCGCCGCCGACCATGACGACGTGCGCGACGTCCAGCGGGTGGAAGTCTTGTCCGACAAGACGATCTCGATGCGGATGCTGTTCGATCCCGGCCACAGCCTTGAAGAACGCATTTTGCGCGAGCAGTTCGGATCCTGA
- a CDS encoding autotransporter domain-containing protein, which yields MAVDLTSVRRSGYLALAGLAGSVLASSGAFAQAPPPLTTTSLNCTTTQVATPTIINNIGTLAIPASAASSAISAAIGNVSTAFLTQQGSAFVSAPADPAPDQPGGGVWARGVGGQANISSTSNSVGVSTQGGATINTATTNCNNQQRQTFAGAQVGTDIARLNYAGWNLHLGTTAGYLSSRTTDNAGFGNDFEVPFWGTYFVATKGRFFADLMVRQEFYNINLNNPTLAFSNQPVGAHGWSISASTGYNFDLGQGWFIEPSAGFIYSRTSVDSFTAPGVAGANFTGITGVVQTNDVTSQIGRASLRVGKAIATPTVVWQPFASASVFHEFAGDVRSNYTSLNAQLNPGPVPFTFNQATTTSRVGTYGQYSLGLAGQIVNTGWLGFVRVDYRNGERIDGWTGNAGIRYQFTPETLAAVMPTKAPKSPIPVIGVTNWTGFYAGGFFGAAAGRTDIAFPGSPQATNRPWVFGPIGGIQLGYNHQFSNNWVLGFEGDIGAADIHGGRSAGTQIALPGMTSALFGLQDKTSWMATATARVGYAMGRTLFYGKGGAAFENSRVSATCFNPQGAALAPPTSCFNQAGAAFAHGTGFSTSSTRVGWTIGYGTEFDLGKNWSAKAEYDYISFGSHTALASDGTTTIRDRADISQVKVGLNYRFGPTAVAAKY from the coding sequence ATGGCTGTCGATCTTACGTCCGTGCGCCGCTCGGGTTATCTCGCTTTGGCCGGTCTCGCCGGTTCGGTTCTGGCTTCATCCGGCGCGTTCGCCCAAGCCCCGCCGCCCCTCACCACAACGTCCCTGAACTGCACCACCACGCAGGTTGCGACTCCAACCATCATCAACAACATCGGCACGCTGGCGATTCCGGCCAGCGCCGCGAGCTCGGCGATTTCCGCGGCCATCGGCAATGTCAGCACGGCCTTCCTCACCCAGCAGGGCAGCGCCTTCGTGTCGGCGCCCGCCGATCCCGCGCCCGATCAGCCCGGCGGCGGCGTTTGGGCGCGCGGCGTCGGCGGTCAGGCCAACATCTCGTCCACCTCGAATTCGGTCGGAGTTTCGACCCAGGGCGGCGCTACGATCAATACGGCGACGACCAATTGTAACAACCAGCAGCGCCAGACCTTCGCGGGCGCGCAGGTCGGCACCGACATCGCACGCCTGAACTACGCGGGCTGGAATCTCCATCTTGGAACGACGGCCGGCTATCTCAGCTCGCGGACCACCGACAACGCCGGCTTCGGCAACGATTTCGAAGTCCCGTTCTGGGGCACGTACTTCGTCGCCACCAAGGGACGCTTCTTTGCCGACCTGATGGTTCGCCAGGAGTTTTACAACATTAACCTGAACAACCCGACGCTTGCGTTCAGCAATCAGCCGGTCGGTGCACATGGTTGGTCGATCTCGGCATCGACGGGTTACAATTTCGATCTGGGCCAGGGCTGGTTCATCGAGCCGTCGGCCGGTTTCATCTATTCCAGGACGTCGGTCGACAGCTTCACCGCGCCCGGCGTCGCCGGCGCCAACTTCACCGGCATCACCGGTGTCGTTCAGACCAACGACGTCACCAGCCAGATCGGCCGCGCGTCGTTGCGCGTCGGCAAGGCCATCGCGACGCCGACCGTGGTCTGGCAGCCGTTCGCTTCGGCAAGCGTGTTCCACGAATTCGCCGGTGACGTCAGGTCGAACTACACATCGCTGAACGCCCAACTCAATCCTGGCCCCGTGCCCTTCACGTTCAACCAGGCAACAACGACCTCCCGCGTCGGCACCTACGGCCAGTATTCGCTCGGCCTCGCCGGGCAGATCGTGAACACCGGCTGGCTCGGCTTCGTGCGCGTCGACTATCGCAACGGCGAGCGCATCGACGGCTGGACCGGCAACGCCGGCATTCGCTACCAGTTCACGCCCGAGACGCTCGCGGCCGTCATGCCGACCAAGGCTCCGAAGTCGCCGATCCCGGTCATCGGGGTGACGAACTGGACCGGCTTCTACGCTGGTGGATTCTTCGGCGCCGCCGCGGGCCGTACCGATATCGCGTTCCCGGGCTCGCCGCAGGCGACCAACCGGCCGTGGGTGTTCGGACCGATCGGCGGTATTCAGCTCGGCTACAACCATCAGTTCAGCAACAACTGGGTTCTCGGCTTCGAAGGCGACATCGGCGCCGCCGACATCCATGGTGGTCGCAGCGCCGGCACCCAGATAGCCCTGCCCGGCATGACCTCGGCTCTCTTTGGCCTGCAGGACAAGACTTCCTGGATGGCCACGGCGACGGCCCGCGTCGGCTATGCGATGGGACGCACCCTGTTCTACGGCAAGGGTGGCGCCGCGTTCGAGAACAGCCGCGTGTCTGCGACCTGCTTCAATCCACAAGGCGCGGCTTTGGCGCCCCCCACCTCCTGCTTCAATCAGGCGGGCGCGGCGTTTGCCCACGGCACCGGCTTCAGCACCTCGAGCACCCGCGTCGGCTGGACCATCGGCTACGGCACCGAGTTCGACCTGGGCAAGAACTGGTCGGCCAAGGCTGAATACGATTACATTTCGTTCGGCAGCCACACCGCGCTGGCGTCCGACGGCACCACCACCATCCGGGATCGGGCCGACATCAGCCAGGTCAAGGTCGGCCTGAACTACCGCTTCGGTCCGACGGCGGTCGCCGCCAAGTACTGA
- a CDS encoding adenylate/guanylate cyclase domain-containing protein, whose amino-acid sequence MVVAAIALVCAAASVSPAARPIRGLSLDILTALRWEIFGHRQDPAASPAVVVAMDEESLRTPPFKGAPMLTWTGEIGRVLSATLEGGAKVAGFDIVIPASIEQSNIPFGDGMLGDKVRGFDRDFLRALAGAAVNNKVVLGEILGGNQPVRPSQGQRVAVRQQQNIRPLNVHIDSDDVLRRLPLSFTVNGTRVPTMAVELAARALGAAPEFDERGRLTLGGYPVPGRVPNTMTLNFEGGAEDIPTFSFADLRACAVKNDKDYFRRWFAGKVVIFGSVLDIEDRRQTSKRFATGIEGTRAPRCAAESTPVMAGFRTSTIAGVYIHATAVNNLISRNAVVEPGPAVRFLIAAVFAVLAAVAAWLLRPLSAALAWLAVILASIAGATIAFNHALALPIAEPFLASLFALAATIGFRSVIADKDRRLLQKSFALYLAPHVINRMLSSNKLPELGGETRNVTVFFSDIEGFSLIAEKMSPNSLMELMNEYLSAMTDVIERHGGYVDKYIGDSVVAVFGAPADDPDHAANAARAALDCCAQLTELNASSPLFQGYRLAQRIGINSGEALVGNFGSRRRFNYSVMSDAVNLASRLEGANKFYGTTVIASETTVALTGDAFTWRELDAIRVKGRIQALKIYELLARAADLTPERKPLIDNYAEGLAHWRARAFDRAAVSFGRSADVDRPAALFRDRARQLAEAPPGDEWDPIRTLQEK is encoded by the coding sequence ATGGTGGTTGCGGCCATCGCGCTGGTCTGCGCGGCGGCTTCGGTTTCTCCCGCGGCCAGGCCGATCCGCGGGCTGTCGCTCGACATCCTCACCGCGCTGCGCTGGGAGATATTCGGCCACAGGCAGGATCCCGCAGCTTCGCCGGCGGTGGTCGTCGCCATGGACGAGGAGAGCTTGCGAACTCCGCCTTTCAAGGGCGCGCCGATGCTGACCTGGACCGGCGAGATCGGGCGGGTGCTGTCGGCGACGCTCGAGGGTGGCGCCAAGGTCGCCGGCTTCGACATCGTGATCCCGGCGTCGATCGAGCAGTCGAATATCCCGTTCGGCGACGGGATGCTGGGCGACAAGGTCCGCGGTTTCGACCGTGACTTTCTTCGTGCGCTGGCCGGCGCAGCGGTGAACAACAAGGTCGTACTGGGCGAAATCCTCGGCGGCAACCAGCCGGTCAGGCCGTCGCAGGGACAGCGCGTCGCGGTGCGACAGCAGCAGAACATCCGTCCGCTCAACGTCCACATCGACAGCGACGATGTGCTGCGGCGCCTGCCGCTCAGCTTCACCGTCAACGGAACGCGAGTGCCGACGATGGCCGTCGAACTGGCGGCGCGTGCGCTTGGCGCAGCCCCCGAATTTGATGAGCGCGGCCGGCTCACGCTGGGCGGCTACCCGGTCCCCGGCCGGGTGCCGAACACAATGACGCTGAACTTCGAGGGCGGCGCCGAGGATATTCCGACCTTCTCCTTTGCCGATCTGCGCGCCTGCGCGGTCAAGAACGACAAGGATTACTTTCGACGCTGGTTCGCCGGAAAGGTCGTCATTTTCGGCAGCGTTCTCGACATCGAGGACCGCCGGCAGACTTCCAAGCGCTTTGCTACCGGCATCGAAGGCACACGCGCACCACGATGCGCCGCCGAGAGCACGCCGGTGATGGCGGGCTTTCGGACCAGCACCATCGCCGGCGTCTACATCCACGCCACCGCGGTCAACAATCTGATCTCGCGCAACGCGGTGGTGGAGCCCGGCCCGGCGGTGCGTTTCCTGATCGCTGCGGTGTTTGCGGTGCTGGCTGCCGTCGCCGCGTGGCTGCTTCGGCCGCTCAGCGCCGCGCTGGCGTGGTTGGCCGTGATCCTGGCTTCCATCGCCGGCGCCACGATCGCCTTCAATCACGCGCTGGCGCTGCCGATCGCCGAGCCGTTTTTGGCGAGCCTGTTTGCGCTCGCCGCCACCATCGGCTTCCGCTCCGTGATCGCCGACAAGGACCGACGCCTGCTGCAGAAGAGCTTTGCGCTCTACCTCGCCCCGCACGTCATCAACCGCATGCTGTCGTCGAACAAATTGCCGGAGCTCGGCGGCGAAACCCGCAACGTGACGGTGTTCTTCTCCGACATCGAGGGATTTTCTCTGATCGCGGAAAAGATGTCGCCCAACAGCCTGATGGAGCTGATGAACGAATATCTGTCGGCGATGACCGACGTCATCGAGCGTCATGGCGGTTATGTCGACAAGTATATCGGCGACTCCGTCGTAGCCGTGTTCGGCGCGCCGGCCGACGACCCCGATCATGCCGCCAACGCGGCGCGCGCCGCGCTGGATTGCTGCGCGCAACTGACCGAACTCAACGCCTCCTCACCCCTGTTCCAGGGATACAGGCTGGCGCAGCGGATCGGCATCAATTCAGGCGAGGCGCTGGTCGGCAATTTCGGATCGCGGCGGCGTTTCAACTACTCGGTCATGAGCGACGCCGTGAATCTCGCGTCGCGGCTGGAGGGCGCCAACAAGTTCTACGGCACCACCGTGATCGCCTCCGAGACCACCGTCGCCCTCACCGGCGACGCTTTTACCTGGCGTGAGCTCGACGCCATCAGGGTCAAGGGCCGGATCCAGGCGCTGAAGATCTACGAGCTGCTGGCGCGCGCCGCCGATCTCACACCTGAGCGAAAGCCCCTGATCGATAATTACGCCGAAGGACTGGCGCACTGGCGCGCCCGCGCGTTCGACCGCGCTGCGGTCTCATTCGGCCGCTCCGCCGATGTGGATCGGCCGGCCGCGCTGTTTCGCGATCGCGCGCGGCAACTGGCCGAGGCGCCGCCGGGCGACGAATGGGATCCGATCCGGACGCTGCAGGAGAAATAG
- a CDS encoding S10 family peptidase has product MAFRFTATRPRRIAAALLIACWVGGARAEEASSPVPQPAATPSPSPSGQKGSPGRGAAAGATPSTVAEQHRLPPDSTTRQTLALPGRTLDFTATAGSIRLFDDKGEPQADIAHTSYQLEGVDRTNRPVTFLFNGGPGASSAWLQFGAAGPWRISISGEGAVSSAPPDLLPNAETWLDFTDLVFIDPVGTGYSRFVASGEDARKRFYSVDGDVSAIALVIRRWLEKHDRLLSPKFVAGESYGGIRGPKIVRNLQTQQGVGVRGLIMVSPLFDFRDFGGSSLLQYMYTLPSMAAVAREAKGPVTRADLADVERYAQGEFITDLLKGQADREATMRLSDKVAALTGIDPAVSRRLAGRLDVGEFRREFDRRNGRVVGRYDASVSGIDPYPDSSYAHFGDPSGDSLTAPLTSAAVDLTTRKLNWRPDGSYHLLNGVVNMAWDFGRGPAESVSQLRQILALDPKMKLLVGHGLFDLATPYFGSKVILDQLPAYARSDRVKLVVYPGGHMFYSRDAARQAFRGEVEKVMK; this is encoded by the coding sequence ATGGCTTTTCGTTTCACGGCGACGCGCCCCCGGCGCATCGCCGCCGCCCTCTTGATCGCTTGCTGGGTGGGCGGTGCGCGCGCCGAGGAGGCGAGTTCGCCGGTCCCGCAGCCCGCGGCCACGCCGTCACCGTCGCCATCGGGCCAAAAGGGCAGTCCTGGACGAGGGGCGGCTGCTGGTGCGACGCCGTCAACCGTCGCCGAACAACATCGCCTGCCGCCTGATTCCACCACCCGGCAGACGCTGGCGCTGCCCGGTCGTACGCTCGACTTCACCGCCACCGCTGGCTCGATCCGGCTGTTCGACGACAAGGGCGAGCCGCAAGCCGATATCGCCCATACGTCCTACCAGCTCGAAGGCGTCGATCGCACCAACCGGCCGGTGACGTTCCTGTTCAACGGCGGCCCGGGCGCGTCCTCGGCGTGGCTGCAATTCGGCGCCGCCGGGCCGTGGCGCATCTCGATATCGGGTGAGGGCGCGGTGTCGTCCGCGCCGCCGGATCTGCTGCCCAACGCCGAGACATGGCTCGATTTCACCGATCTCGTCTTCATCGATCCCGTCGGCACCGGCTATAGCCGTTTCGTGGCGTCCGGCGAGGATGCGCGCAAACGGTTCTACTCGGTCGATGGCGACGTCAGCGCCATCGCGCTCGTGATCCGCCGATGGCTGGAAAAACACGACCGCCTTCTGTCACCGAAATTCGTCGCCGGCGAGAGCTATGGCGGCATCCGCGGGCCGAAGATCGTGCGCAACCTGCAGACCCAGCAGGGCGTCGGCGTGCGCGGGCTGATCATGGTCTCGCCCTTGTTCGATTTCCGCGACTTCGGCGGCTCGAGCCTGCTGCAATACATGTACACGCTGCCGAGCATGGCTGCGGTCGCGCGCGAGGCCAAGGGACCGGTGACGCGCGCCGATCTCGCCGATGTCGAGCGATACGCGCAGGGCGAGTTCATTACCGATCTCCTCAAGGGGCAGGCGGATCGGGAAGCGACGATGCGGCTTTCCGACAAGGTGGCCGCGCTGACCGGCATCGATCCGGCGGTGAGCCGCAGGCTGGCCGGGCGTCTCGATGTCGGCGAATTCCGCCGGGAATTCGACCGCCGAAATGGCCGCGTTGTGGGACGCTACGATGCGTCGGTCTCCGGCATCGATCCCTACCCCGATTCGAGCTACGCGCACTTCGGCGATCCTTCCGGGGATTCCCTGACGGCGCCGCTGACGAGCGCGGCCGTCGACCTCACCACGCGCAAACTGAATTGGCGTCCTGACGGCTCGTACCACCTGCTCAATGGTGTCGTGAACATGGCCTGGGATTTCGGCCGAGGGCCGGCCGAGTCCGTTTCACAGTTGCGGCAGATCCTGGCGCTCGATCCGAAGATGAAACTGCTGGTCGGGCATGGGCTCTTCGACCTGGCGACACCGTATTTTGGATCGAAGGTGATCCTCGACCAGTTGCCGGCCTATGCGCGGTCGGACCGGGTGAAGCTGGTCGTCTATCCCGGCGGGCACATGTTCTACTCGCGCGATGCCGCACGTCAGGCCTTTCGCGGCGAGGTCGAGAAGGTGATGAAGTGA
- a CDS encoding Hpt domain-containing protein, with protein sequence MMKQKPGTIQVKSFGDHHVITQPNPLRKVLVRVPESDLDDPVGRAEKALAGLSGEFKNWMTVEADRLSAAHAAVLREGFTTENRDELFRAAHDIKGDAATFGFPSAGAAAESLCRIIEHAPNLDQVPAELIAHHINAVQAIVRERTKLDTVTTASKLSSQLRGIADEFLVKVNRDRPEHLEAILAPSIVPAD encoded by the coding sequence ATGATGAAGCAGAAGCCCGGAACGATACAGGTCAAGTCGTTCGGCGATCACCACGTGATCACGCAACCCAATCCGCTGCGCAAGGTGCTGGTGCGCGTTCCCGAATCCGACCTCGACGACCCCGTCGGCCGCGCGGAAAAAGCGCTTGCCGGACTGTCCGGCGAATTCAAGAACTGGATGACGGTCGAGGCCGACCGGCTTTCGGCGGCGCACGCCGCCGTGCTCCGCGAAGGCTTCACCACCGAAAATCGCGACGAACTGTTTCGCGCCGCCCACGACATCAAGGGCGACGCCGCGACGTTCGGCTTCCCTTCCGCCGGCGCCGCCGCCGAAAGCCTCTGCCGCATCATCGAGCACGCGCCGAACCTCGATCAGGTGCCGGCCGAGCTGATTGCCCACCACATCAACGCCGTTCAGGCGATCGTGCGCGAGCGCACCAAACTCGATACGGTCACGACCGCGAGCAAACTGAGTTCGCAGCTGCGCGGGATCGCGGACGAATTCCTGGTCAAGGTCAACCGCGACCGGCCCGAACATCTCGAAGCGATCCTGGCGCCGAGCATCGTTCCGGCGGATTAG